The Panicum virgatum strain AP13 chromosome 5K, P.virgatum_v5, whole genome shotgun sequence genome has a window encoding:
- the LOC120710391 gene encoding 4-coumarate--CoA ligase-like 5, translated as MAEQRPPAGIDPRSGFCAATRTFHSLRQFATLPPDSLPATAAAYAFSLLTSPLPDRPALVDAANGIAVSYPSFLAAVRSLAGGLWSALGVRPGDVALVVSPSRLEIPVLDFALMSIGAAVSPVNPASTAEEFAHMVALSRPAVAFAVPEVAAKLPRSLRCVVIGSDEYARLSSAGGASPPPPVAVKQSDTAAVLYSSGTTGRVKAVAVAHRNLIALICAHRDNREKMEKEAAEAGEQPLPPTVTLFPLPLFHVFGFMMLLRSVAMGETAVLMERFDFGAALRAIERYRVTLLPAAPPVLVAMIKSEEARRRDLSSLLVIGIGGAPLGREVAERFAAVFPDIELVQGYGLTESSGSVSSTVGPEETKVYGSVGKLASHMEAKIVDPATGEALGPGQRGELWIRGPVIMKGYVGDDEATAATMDSEGWLKTGDLCYFNEDGFLYIVDRLKELIKYKGYQVPPAELEHILNSHPDILDAAVIPYPDEDVGQLPMAFIVRKPGSKLTEQQVMDHVAKQVAPYKKVRRVAFVSTIPKSPAGKILRRELIQQAESMGASKL; from the exons ATGGCCGAGCAGCGCCCGCCCGCCGGGATCGACCCGCGCAGCGGCTTCTGCGCCGCGACGCGGACCTTCCACAGCCTGCGCCAGTTCGCCACGCTCCCGCCGGACTCGctcccggccaccgccgccgcctacgcCTTCTCCCTCCTCACCTCGCCGCTCCCCGACCGCCCCGCCCTCGTCGACGCCGCCAACGGCATTGCCGTCTCCTACccctccttcctcgccgccgtccgctcccTCGCGGGGGGGCTCTGGTCCGCCCTCGGCGTCCGCCCGGGCGACGTTGCGCTCGTCGTCTCCCCGTCCCGCCTCGAGATCCCCGTGCTGGACTTCGCGCTCATGTCCATCGGCGCCGCCGTCTCGCCCGTGAACCCGGCGTCCACCGCCGAGGAGTTCGCGCACATGGTCGCGCTCTCCAGGCCGGCCGTCGCGTTTGCGGTCCCCGAGGTGGCTGCCAAGCTGCCGAGGAGCCTCAGGTGCGTTGTCATCGGGTCGGACGAGTATGCGAGGCTGTCGTCCGCGGGCggtgcgtcgccgccgccgccggtggcggtGAAGCAGTCCGACACGGCGGCCGTGCTGTACTCGTCGGGCACCACGGGGCGGGTGAAGGCCGTCGCGGTCGCgcaccgcaacctcatcgcgctGATCTGCGCGCACAGGGACAACCGGGAGAAGATGGAGAAGGAGGCTGCCGAGGCCGGCGAGCAGCCGCTCCCACCCACGGTGACGCTGTTCCCCCTTCCGCTCTTCCACGTGTTCGGTTTCATGATGCTGCTCCGCTCCGTGGCCATGGGGGAGACCGCGGTCCTCATGGAGCGCTTCGACTTCGGCGCCGCGCTGCGCGCCATCGAGCGGTACCGTGTCACGCTGCTGCCCGCGGCGCCCCCGGTGCTGGTGGCCATGATCAAGTCCGAGGAGGCGCGCCGCCGTgacctctcctccctcctcgtcaTCGGCATCGGCGGCGCGCCACTCGGTCGCGAAGTCGCCGAGCGCTTCGCCGCCGTCTTCCCCGACATAGAACTCGTTCAG GGCTACGGTCTGACGGAGTCGTCTGGCTCGGTTTCTTCGACGGTGGGGCCGGAGGAGACCAAGGTGTACGGTTCGGTCGGGAAGTTGGCATCGCACATGGAGGCGAAGATCGTCGACCCCGCCACCGGCGAGGCGCTCGGGCCGGGGCAGCGCGGGGAGCTCTGGATCCGTGGACCAGTCATCATGAAAG GCTATGTGGGTGATGACGAGGCAACTGCAGCAACGATGGATTCAGAAGGCTGGTTGAAAACTGGTGATCTATGCTACTTCAATGAAGATGGTTTCCTCTACATTGTTGACCGATTAAAGGAGCTGATAAAATACAAGGGATATCAG GTACCTCCAGCTGAACTGGAGCATATCCTGAATTCTCATCCTGATATATTGGATGCTGCTGTTATCCC ATATCCAGATGAAGATGTTGGGCAACTACCAATGGCGTTCATAGTGAGGAAACCAGGTTCGAAGCTCACCGAGCAACAAGTCATGGATCACGTGGCTAAACAG GTGGCACCGTACAAGAAAGTCCGCCGAGTGGCCTTTGTctctacaataccaaaatcACCTGCTGGGAAGATCTTGCGGCGGGAGCTTATACAACAGGCCGAGTCCATGGGTGCCTCCAAGCTTTGA